Proteins from a single region of Gossypium arboreum isolate Shixiya-1 chromosome 1, ASM2569848v2, whole genome shotgun sequence:
- the LOC108456984 gene encoding uncharacterized protein LOC108456984 isoform X2 produces the protein MTIQVQTVNLLLETRGGTRAKGGAAWAPPMASITMRNILLYTTNENWQAVNLKEARDFSSNKNFIYVFKKLEWESLSIDLLPHPDMFSDANLARSQVGSTQRDDDGAKRVFFGGERFLEGISGEAYITVQRTELNAPLGLEVQLHVTEAVCPALSEPGLRALLRFLTGLYVCLNRGDVDLNAQQRSVESAGRSLVSVVVDHIFLCIKDNEFQLELLMQSLLFSRASVSDGENSRHLSKVMVGGLFLRDTFSRPPCTLVQPSMEAVTDSCLHIPNFGKDFCPPIYPLAEQQWQLTVGVPLISLHSLQVKPSPLPPSFASQTVIDCQPLMIHLQEESCLRISSFLADGIVVNPGSILPDSSVNSLVFSLKELDISVPLDIGKMDNPGGGDNRIRPKSFAGARLHFEKVFFSESPSLKLKLLNLEKDPACFCLWDGQPIDASMKKWTAGASQLSLSLETTAGLTGVQSSLGWSSGLWKCVELKEASIELAMVSADGSPLTVVPPPGGVVRIGVACEQFMSNTSVEQLFFVLDLYGYIGRVSEKIAVVGKNKRPNRNMDDTLGGRLMEKVPSDTAVSLAVNVLQLRFLESYSLDIQGTPLVQFIGNNLFLKVSHRTLGGAMAVSSTLCWEIVQVDCVETEGNVVHNNGTLVDSVENGSLVTGNGFSPLRAVFWVHNKQKCLSSGKASVIPFLDISIVHVIPFDERDKECHGLSVSACISGVRLGGGMNYTEALLHRFGIIGPDGGPSMELSKGLENLSSGPLSKLLKPSAFVDNDLVVVGTLGGEKDEKFLQLGMPDDVDVSIELQDWLFALEGVQEMAESWWFEKELLDREQRCWHMTFRSLQVKAKVSPKDLPNRKGISNGIRRYPVELVKVCVEGLETFKPQAQRSPSPANGFKESFEILGGINLEVHMLISEDNVENETVNWVVENMKFSVKQPIEAIVTKDELQHLAFLCKSEVNSMGRIAAGVLRLLKLENSLGKDAIYKLSNLGIEGFDKIFSSDKLNRGNSAGSIGQSPLSKVIIEDQRSTIALLEEAVLDSQAKCATLVTELSNAESSEENLTAIKELRQKLDRMQILVAQLQGQM, from the exons ATGACCATTCAGGTTCAGACAGTCAATCTTCTACTTGAAACTCGTGGCGGTACTCGTGCCAAAGGGGGGGCAGCTTG GGCACCCCCCATGGCATCTATCACAATGCGCAACATTTTACTATATACAACTAATGAAAATTGGCAG GCTGTAAATCTTAAGGAAGCACGGGATTTCTCCtcaaataaaaatttcatatatGTTTTCAAG AAACTAGAATGGGAATCTCTATCCATTGATCTCCTGCCTCATCCTGATATGTTCAGTGATGCTAATTTAGCACGTTCTCAAGTGGGATCAACACAAAGAGATGATGATGGCGCAAAGCGTGTTTTCTTTGGTGGAGAACGTTTTCTCGAAGGCATATCTGGAGAGGCTTAT ATCACAGTACAGAGGACAGAATTAAATGCTCCACTAGGCCTTGAGGTTCAGTTACATGTTACAGAGGCGGTTTGTCCTGCATTAAGTGAACCAG GGCTCCGAGCTCTTCTCCGCTTCTTGACTGGATTGTATGTATGTCTAAATAGAGGAGACGTTGATCTAAATGCTCAGCAG CGATCTGTTGAATCAGCAGGACGGTCTTTAGTTTCTGTTGTTGTGGACCACATATTTCTTTGTATCAAGGACAATG AGTTCCAACTTGAACTTTTGATGCAGTCGCTTCTCTTTTCTCGG GCCAGTGTCTCTGATGGGGAAAATTCTCGTCATTTGTCTAAGGTTATGGTCGGTGGgctgtttttaag GGATACATTTTCGCGGCCTCCCTGTACGTTAGTGCAACCATCTATGGAGGCTGTTACTGATTCTTGTCTTCATATTCCTAACTTTG GTAAGGATTTTTGTCCTCCAATATATCCTCTGGCCGAGCAGCAATGGCAGTTAACTGTGGGTGTTCCTTTGATATCCCTCCACTCTCTTCAAGTCAAGCCCTCTCCACTCCCCCCATCTTTTGCTTCGCAAACTGTAATTGATTGCCAGCCTCTTATG ATACATCTTCAGGAAGAATCTTGTTTGAGGATATCTTCCTTCTTAGCTGATGGAATAGTTGTCAATCCTGGTTCTATTTTACCAGATTCTTCTGTAAATTCCCTTGTGTTCAGTCTCAAGGAGTTAGATATTAGTGTTCCTTTGGACATAGGCAAAATGGATAATCCTGGTGGTGGAGATAACCGTATCAGGCCAAAGTCATTTGCTGGAGCTAGGCTTCATTTTGAAAAGGTGTTTTTCTCTGAGTCACCATCTCTAAAACTCAAGCTCCTGAACCTGGAGAAAGATCCTGCTTGTTTCTGTCTATGGGATGGTCAACCTATTGATGCTAGCATGAAGAAATGGACTGCTGGAGCTTCACAACTCAGTTTGTCTTTGGAAACAACTGCTGGCTTAACTGGAGTTCAAAGTTCTCTTGGCTGGTCTTCAGGCTTGTGGAAGTGTGTTGAGCTGAAAGAAGCTTCTATTGAGTTAGCTATGGTATCTGCTGATGGGAGCCCCTTAACAGTTGTGCCTCCTCCAGGTGGTGTTGTCAGAATAGGGGTTGCTTGTGAACAATTTATGTCTAATACATCAGTTGAGCAGTTGTTTTTTGTCTTGGATCTCTATGGGTATATTGGTAGAGTTAGTGAAAAGATTGCAGtggttggaaagaataaaagaccAAATAGAAACATGGATGATACTTTGGGTGGAAGACTGATGGAGAAAGTTCCTAGTGATACTGCTGTAAGTTTAGCAGTAAACGTCCTTCAGCTTAGATTTCTCGAATCATACTCATTGGATATCCAGGGCACGCCTTTAGTTCAGTTTATTGGAAATAATCTTTTCCTTAAAGTCTCTCACAGAACTCTTGGTGGTGCTATGGCTGTTTCATCTACTTTGTGTTGGGAGATTGTTCAGGTGGACTGCGTAGAGACAGAGGGAAACGTTGTCCACAATAATGGAACGCTGGTAGACTCAGTTGAAAATGGTTCTCTTGTAACTGGGAATGGATTTTCTCCGTTAAGAGCTGTTTTTTGGGTACACAACAAGCAGAAGTGCCTATCAAGTGGAAAAGCTTCAGTAATTCCATTTCTTGACATAAGCATTGTGCATGTCATTCCTTTTGATGAGAGGGACAAAGAGTGTCATGGTTTAAGTGTGTCAGCTTGTATATCAGGTGTGCGCTTAGGTGGAGGAATGAATTATACTGAAGCTTTGCTACATCGATTTGGAATTATTGGGCCTGATGGTGGTCCCAGCATGGAGCTTTCTAAGGGCTTAGAGAACTTGTCATCTGGGCCACTGTCAAAACTTTTAAAACCTTCAGCTTTTGTTGATAATGATCTTGTTGTTG TTGGAACCTTGGGAGGGGAGAAAGATGAAAAGTTTTTGCAGCTGGGAATGCCAGATGATGTGGATGTGTCCATTGAGTTACAAGACTGGTTATTTGCTCTTGAAGGTGTGCAAGAAATGGCTGAAAGTTGGTGGTTCGAGAAAGAACTCCTGGACAGAGAGCAGAGGTGTTGGCACATGACTTTCCGAAGTTTGCAAGTAAAAGCAAAAGTTAGTCCGAAGGATTTGCCAAATAGAAAAGGGATTTCAAATGGAATCCGGAGATATCCTGTTGAGTTGGTCAAG GTCTGTGTGGAAGGCTTGGAGACGTTCAAGCCTCAGGCCCAGAGGAGCCCATCACCTGCAAATGGCTTCAAAGAAAGTTTTGAGATATTAGGAGGGATAAATCTTGAAGTTCATATGCTGATATCAGAAGATAATGTTGAGAATGAAACAGTCAACTGGGTGGtggaaaacatgaaattttctgTCAAACAACCG ATTGAGGCCATTGTTACCAAGGATGAACTTCAGCACCTTGCTTTTTTATGCAAGTCTGAGGTTAATTCAATGGGTCGTATAGCTGCAGGAGTCTTGCGGCTGCTCAAGCTTGAAAACTCCCTCGGCAAGGATGCCATATATAAACTTAGCAACCTAG GAATTGAGGGATTTGACAAGATTTTCTCATCGGATAAGCTCAACCGAGGGAACAGTGCTGGAAGTATTGGGCAGTCTCCATTATCAAAAGTGATTATTGAAGACCAGCGCTCAACTATCGCTTTGCTCGAGGAGGCAGTTTTGGATTCACAAGCCAAGTGTGCCACGCTCGTTACTGAATTATCTAATGCAGAGTCTTCTGAGGAGAATCTTACGGCTATTAAAGAACTGAGACAGAAATTAGATAGAATGCAGATTTTGGTGGCGCAATTGCAAGGTCAGATGTGA
- the LOC108456984 gene encoding uncharacterized protein LOC108456984 isoform X1, producing MESILARALEYTLKYWLKSFSRDQFKLQGRTVQLSNLDINGDALHASMGLPPALNVATAKVGKLEIILPYVSNVQIEPIVVQIDRLDLVLEENSDVDSPRSSSGMQSSTSPGKGSGYGFADKIADGMTIQVQTVNLLLETRGGTRAKGGAAWAPPMASITMRNILLYTTNENWQAVNLKEARDFSSNKNFIYVFKKLEWESLSIDLLPHPDMFSDANLARSQVGSTQRDDDGAKRVFFGGERFLEGISGEAYITVQRTELNAPLGLEVQLHVTEAVCPALSEPGLRALLRFLTGLYVCLNRGDVDLNAQQRSVESAGRSLVSVVVDHIFLCIKDNEFQLELLMQSLLFSRASVSDGENSRHLSKVMVGGLFLRDTFSRPPCTLVQPSMEAVTDSCLHIPNFGKDFCPPIYPLAEQQWQLTVGVPLISLHSLQVKPSPLPPSFASQTVIDCQPLMIHLQEESCLRISSFLADGIVVNPGSILPDSSVNSLVFSLKELDISVPLDIGKMDNPGGGDNRIRPKSFAGARLHFEKVFFSESPSLKLKLLNLEKDPACFCLWDGQPIDASMKKWTAGASQLSLSLETTAGLTGVQSSLGWSSGLWKCVELKEASIELAMVSADGSPLTVVPPPGGVVRIGVACEQFMSNTSVEQLFFVLDLYGYIGRVSEKIAVVGKNKRPNRNMDDTLGGRLMEKVPSDTAVSLAVNVLQLRFLESYSLDIQGTPLVQFIGNNLFLKVSHRTLGGAMAVSSTLCWEIVQVDCVETEGNVVHNNGTLVDSVENGSLVTGNGFSPLRAVFWVHNKQKCLSSGKASVIPFLDISIVHVIPFDERDKECHGLSVSACISGVRLGGGMNYTEALLHRFGIIGPDGGPSMELSKGLENLSSGPLSKLLKPSAFVDNDLVVVGTLGGEKDEKFLQLGMPDDVDVSIELQDWLFALEGVQEMAESWWFEKELLDREQRCWHMTFRSLQVKAKVSPKDLPNRKGISNGIRRYPVELVKVCVEGLETFKPQAQRSPSPANGFKESFEILGGINLEVHMLISEDNVENETVNWVVENMKFSVKQPIEAIVTKDELQHLAFLCKSEVNSMGRIAAGVLRLLKLENSLGKDAIYKLSNLGIEGFDKIFSSDKLNRGNSAGSIGQSPLSKVIIEDQRSTIALLEEAVLDSQAKCATLVTELSNAESSEENLTAIKELRQKLDRMQILVAQLQGQM from the exons ATGGAGTCGATTTTAGCTCGAGCATTGGAGTACACTTTGAAGTACTGGCTTAAATCTTTCTCAAGAGATCAGTTCAAATTACAAGGCCGTACAGTTCAACTTTCCAATTTAG ATATAAACGGCGATGCTCTTCATGCGAGTATGGGATTGCCGCCTGCTTTGAATGTGGCGACTGCAAAAGTTGGAAAATTGGAGATCATT CTCCCTTATGTCAGTAATGTGCAAATCGAGCCAATTGTAGTTCAAATTGATAGGCTTGATTTGGTTCTGGAGGAAAATTCTGATGTTGATTCTCCTAGGAGCTCAAGCGG CATGCAATCGTCCACCAGCCCAGGGAAGGGTAGTGGTTATGGGTTTGCTGACAAG ATTGCAGATGGAATGACCATTCAGGTTCAGACAGTCAATCTTCTACTTGAAACTCGTGGCGGTACTCGTGCCAAAGGGGGGGCAGCTTG GGCACCCCCCATGGCATCTATCACAATGCGCAACATTTTACTATATACAACTAATGAAAATTGGCAG GCTGTAAATCTTAAGGAAGCACGGGATTTCTCCtcaaataaaaatttcatatatGTTTTCAAG AAACTAGAATGGGAATCTCTATCCATTGATCTCCTGCCTCATCCTGATATGTTCAGTGATGCTAATTTAGCACGTTCTCAAGTGGGATCAACACAAAGAGATGATGATGGCGCAAAGCGTGTTTTCTTTGGTGGAGAACGTTTTCTCGAAGGCATATCTGGAGAGGCTTAT ATCACAGTACAGAGGACAGAATTAAATGCTCCACTAGGCCTTGAGGTTCAGTTACATGTTACAGAGGCGGTTTGTCCTGCATTAAGTGAACCAG GGCTCCGAGCTCTTCTCCGCTTCTTGACTGGATTGTATGTATGTCTAAATAGAGGAGACGTTGATCTAAATGCTCAGCAG CGATCTGTTGAATCAGCAGGACGGTCTTTAGTTTCTGTTGTTGTGGACCACATATTTCTTTGTATCAAGGACAATG AGTTCCAACTTGAACTTTTGATGCAGTCGCTTCTCTTTTCTCGG GCCAGTGTCTCTGATGGGGAAAATTCTCGTCATTTGTCTAAGGTTATGGTCGGTGGgctgtttttaag GGATACATTTTCGCGGCCTCCCTGTACGTTAGTGCAACCATCTATGGAGGCTGTTACTGATTCTTGTCTTCATATTCCTAACTTTG GTAAGGATTTTTGTCCTCCAATATATCCTCTGGCCGAGCAGCAATGGCAGTTAACTGTGGGTGTTCCTTTGATATCCCTCCACTCTCTTCAAGTCAAGCCCTCTCCACTCCCCCCATCTTTTGCTTCGCAAACTGTAATTGATTGCCAGCCTCTTATG ATACATCTTCAGGAAGAATCTTGTTTGAGGATATCTTCCTTCTTAGCTGATGGAATAGTTGTCAATCCTGGTTCTATTTTACCAGATTCTTCTGTAAATTCCCTTGTGTTCAGTCTCAAGGAGTTAGATATTAGTGTTCCTTTGGACATAGGCAAAATGGATAATCCTGGTGGTGGAGATAACCGTATCAGGCCAAAGTCATTTGCTGGAGCTAGGCTTCATTTTGAAAAGGTGTTTTTCTCTGAGTCACCATCTCTAAAACTCAAGCTCCTGAACCTGGAGAAAGATCCTGCTTGTTTCTGTCTATGGGATGGTCAACCTATTGATGCTAGCATGAAGAAATGGACTGCTGGAGCTTCACAACTCAGTTTGTCTTTGGAAACAACTGCTGGCTTAACTGGAGTTCAAAGTTCTCTTGGCTGGTCTTCAGGCTTGTGGAAGTGTGTTGAGCTGAAAGAAGCTTCTATTGAGTTAGCTATGGTATCTGCTGATGGGAGCCCCTTAACAGTTGTGCCTCCTCCAGGTGGTGTTGTCAGAATAGGGGTTGCTTGTGAACAATTTATGTCTAATACATCAGTTGAGCAGTTGTTTTTTGTCTTGGATCTCTATGGGTATATTGGTAGAGTTAGTGAAAAGATTGCAGtggttggaaagaataaaagaccAAATAGAAACATGGATGATACTTTGGGTGGAAGACTGATGGAGAAAGTTCCTAGTGATACTGCTGTAAGTTTAGCAGTAAACGTCCTTCAGCTTAGATTTCTCGAATCATACTCATTGGATATCCAGGGCACGCCTTTAGTTCAGTTTATTGGAAATAATCTTTTCCTTAAAGTCTCTCACAGAACTCTTGGTGGTGCTATGGCTGTTTCATCTACTTTGTGTTGGGAGATTGTTCAGGTGGACTGCGTAGAGACAGAGGGAAACGTTGTCCACAATAATGGAACGCTGGTAGACTCAGTTGAAAATGGTTCTCTTGTAACTGGGAATGGATTTTCTCCGTTAAGAGCTGTTTTTTGGGTACACAACAAGCAGAAGTGCCTATCAAGTGGAAAAGCTTCAGTAATTCCATTTCTTGACATAAGCATTGTGCATGTCATTCCTTTTGATGAGAGGGACAAAGAGTGTCATGGTTTAAGTGTGTCAGCTTGTATATCAGGTGTGCGCTTAGGTGGAGGAATGAATTATACTGAAGCTTTGCTACATCGATTTGGAATTATTGGGCCTGATGGTGGTCCCAGCATGGAGCTTTCTAAGGGCTTAGAGAACTTGTCATCTGGGCCACTGTCAAAACTTTTAAAACCTTCAGCTTTTGTTGATAATGATCTTGTTGTTG TTGGAACCTTGGGAGGGGAGAAAGATGAAAAGTTTTTGCAGCTGGGAATGCCAGATGATGTGGATGTGTCCATTGAGTTACAAGACTGGTTATTTGCTCTTGAAGGTGTGCAAGAAATGGCTGAAAGTTGGTGGTTCGAGAAAGAACTCCTGGACAGAGAGCAGAGGTGTTGGCACATGACTTTCCGAAGTTTGCAAGTAAAAGCAAAAGTTAGTCCGAAGGATTTGCCAAATAGAAAAGGGATTTCAAATGGAATCCGGAGATATCCTGTTGAGTTGGTCAAG GTCTGTGTGGAAGGCTTGGAGACGTTCAAGCCTCAGGCCCAGAGGAGCCCATCACCTGCAAATGGCTTCAAAGAAAGTTTTGAGATATTAGGAGGGATAAATCTTGAAGTTCATATGCTGATATCAGAAGATAATGTTGAGAATGAAACAGTCAACTGGGTGGtggaaaacatgaaattttctgTCAAACAACCG ATTGAGGCCATTGTTACCAAGGATGAACTTCAGCACCTTGCTTTTTTATGCAAGTCTGAGGTTAATTCAATGGGTCGTATAGCTGCAGGAGTCTTGCGGCTGCTCAAGCTTGAAAACTCCCTCGGCAAGGATGCCATATATAAACTTAGCAACCTAG GAATTGAGGGATTTGACAAGATTTTCTCATCGGATAAGCTCAACCGAGGGAACAGTGCTGGAAGTATTGGGCAGTCTCCATTATCAAAAGTGATTATTGAAGACCAGCGCTCAACTATCGCTTTGCTCGAGGAGGCAGTTTTGGATTCACAAGCCAAGTGTGCCACGCTCGTTACTGAATTATCTAATGCAGAGTCTTCTGAGGAGAATCTTACGGCTATTAAAGAACTGAGACAGAAATTAGATAGAATGCAGATTTTGGTGGCGCAATTGCAAGGTCAGATGTGA